A DNA window from Pogona vitticeps strain Pit_001003342236 chromosome 2, PviZW2.1, whole genome shotgun sequence contains the following coding sequences:
- the LOC144586942 gene encoding uncharacterized protein LOC144586942, translating to MPLTRSQMAEMGEVKDPQVDQGSEDEFGSVQGDSTGEQNPELRKMLIAQQHELRVREMEQREREKQRQFEWEREKIALEKERMAFELRKLELMNQNNNNNRDSEGGQLSKTDLKKFPVYHKGDCPEVFFSLVERAFVDFSVRETEKMTIMRSLISGSLAEVYAEMPEELLKDFAEFKKLVFARHGINAEQLRQRFRSLTKKPEQTFTQVGAQLVRLLEKWLSQEGTETFQQLKDLIALEQFYSVLHGELKFQVRERKPKSVAEAAEIADFISQIRKPLGEGKSIGKPKETYSKYSQGPGRNQQGGGTHGEGKPSDMKPRPQILEGKPKQDEKDSKYSRKCYFCQGKGHLISECEKLKQLKGNVPHDSTITFL from the exons atgcccttgactcgaagccaaatggcagaaatgggtgaagtgaaagacccccaggtagaccaaggttctgaggatgaatttggctcagtgcagggtgacagcacgggagagcagaacccagaactcaggaaaatgctcatagcccaacagcatgaactgagggtgagggagatggagcaaagggaaagggagaaacaacgacaatttgaatgggagagagagaaaattgctctggaaaaagaaaggatggcatttgagttacgaaaattggaactgatgaatcagaacaataataacaatagagattctgaggggggccaattgtctaagactgacctgaagaaattccctgtataccacaagggagattgccctgaggtgttcttttccctagtggaaagagcgtttgtggacttctcagtaagggaaactgagaagatgaccattatgcgatctttaatcagtggcagcctggcagaagtctatgcagagatgccagaggaactgctaaaagatttcgcagagtttaaaaaactggtgtttgccagacatgggataaatgcggaacagctgaggcaaagattcaggtcactcaccaagaaaccagagcagacttttacccaagtgggggcccaattggtgaggctgctagagaaatggctatctcaggaggggacagagacctttcagcagctcaaagacttgatagcgctggaacagttctattcagtcctgcatggggaactgaagttccaggtgagggaaaggaaaccgaaatctgtggcagaagcagcggagatcgcagattttatttcccaaataaggaagcccttaggtgaggggaaatcgataggtaaaccgaaagaaacctacagcaagtactctcagggaccaggaagaaaccagcaagggggagggacccatggtgaagggaagccctcagacatgaaaccaagacctcagattttggagggaaaaccaaaacaagatgagaaagactcaaaatatagcagaaaatgttatttctgtcagggaaagggccatctaatctcagagtgtgagaaattaaagcagctaaaaggaaatgtgcctcatgattcga CTATAACATTCTTGTAG